From the Nocardiopsis changdeensis genome, one window contains:
- a CDS encoding TetR/AcrR family transcriptional regulator, whose amino-acid sequence MERTGLRDHIAAAILDAAARVLAEQGETASMAAIASASGVSRATLYRYFPNREALVAGLVERVMEGLGTRIADAGVDGVPVPEGLARVTRAFLAEGREYAALVRLAEVHEHKRRMGIDEGDERISAPVRSLLARGAADGTLRPDVPEDVRFEMFTALVERALGLVIAGRMGVEEAGALATGVFLDGFRTRPA is encoded by the coding sequence ATGGAGAGAACGGGTCTGCGCGACCACATCGCCGCCGCCATCCTGGACGCGGCGGCCCGCGTGCTGGCGGAGCAGGGGGAGACCGCGAGCATGGCGGCCATCGCGTCGGCCTCCGGGGTCAGCCGGGCCACTCTCTACCGCTACTTCCCCAACCGGGAGGCGCTGGTGGCCGGGCTGGTGGAGCGGGTCATGGAGGGCCTGGGGACGCGGATCGCCGACGCCGGGGTGGACGGCGTGCCCGTGCCCGAGGGGCTGGCCCGGGTCACCCGGGCGTTCCTGGCCGAGGGGCGGGAGTACGCGGCGCTGGTGCGGCTCGCTGAGGTGCACGAGCACAAGCGGCGGATGGGGATCGACGAGGGGGACGAGCGGATCTCCGCCCCGGTGCGGTCGCTGCTCGCCCGCGGTGCCGCCGACGGCACGCTGCGCCCGGACGTCCCCGAGGACGTCCGCTTCGAGATGTTCACGGCCCTGGTCGAGCGCGCGCTCGGCCTCGTCATCGCGGGCCGGATGGGCGTGGAGGAGGCGGGCGCCCTCGCCACGGGCGTCTTCCTCGACGGTTTCCGCACCCGCCCCGCCTGA
- a CDS encoding NADPH-dependent FMN reductase has product MTRFTVLVAAPRSRASVRSTALAAAAEVAARAGVADAPEVIDLGDLGPELLADSSAAVDGALARVRESDVLLVASPQAHGTYTGLLKVFLDRLPELGLGHTVAVPLAVVDDLRNSRGIEEDLRILLADLGAWVAEPGLILSEDEADRPESVVRAWADVAAPGLRRAVSVAV; this is encoded by the coding sequence ATGACCCGCTTCACCGTGCTCGTCGCCGCCCCCCGTTCCCGCGCCTCCGTCCGCTCCACCGCCCTGGCGGCCGCCGCCGAGGTCGCCGCCCGCGCCGGCGTCGCCGACGCGCCCGAGGTCATCGACCTCGGCGACCTGGGGCCGGAGCTGCTCGCCGACTCCTCCGCCGCCGTCGACGGCGCCCTGGCCAGGGTGCGCGAGAGCGATGTCCTGCTGGTCGCCTCCCCGCAGGCGCACGGCACCTACACCGGGCTGCTCAAGGTGTTCCTCGACCGCCTGCCCGAGCTGGGGCTGGGCCACACCGTCGCGGTGCCCCTGGCGGTCGTCGACGACCTGCGCAACAGCCGCGGCATCGAGGAGGACCTGCGGATCCTCCTGGCCGACCTGGGCGCCTGGGTCGCCGAGCCCGGCCTGATCCTGTCCGAGGACGAGGCCGACCGCCCCGAGAGCGTCGTGCGGGCCTGGGCCGACGTCGCCGCCCCGGGTCTGCGCCGGGCCGTCTCCGTCGCGGTCTGA
- the nagA gene encoding N-acetylglucosamine-6-phosphate deacetylase, translated as MVHDPVTLTGARVVTPDGVHRGRVRIEGGRIAALEPDSADTPSGEVRDLGGAWVAPGLVDVHVHGGAGHAFPDADPEGALATVRFNRSRGVTSMVGGLVAATPEDTVRQVAALAELCDAGELAGIYLEGPFIARSRCGAHDPDLLRDPDTAEFDAWLKAGRGHVRMITVAPELPGALDLIRAAASSGVVAAVGHTEASYETALEAVDAGATVATHIYNAMRPLGHRDPGPIAALLGDERVTVELILDNVHVHPGAAGLVFAAAGAERVALVTDAMSATGLGDGEYTLGDLRVRVSGGEARLVETGAIASSTIVLPRAVRNAVEGLGVGVPEAVRSASSVPAAALGLAGVGRVEVGAPADLLVLADDLSVAEVLYRGERVE; from the coding sequence ATGGTGCACGACCCCGTCACGCTCACCGGCGCGCGAGTGGTCACCCCCGACGGCGTCCACCGGGGCCGCGTCCGGATCGAGGGGGGCCGGATCGCCGCCCTGGAGCCCGACTCCGCCGACACGCCCTCCGGAGAGGTCCGCGACCTGGGCGGGGCCTGGGTGGCGCCGGGCCTGGTCGACGTCCACGTGCACGGCGGTGCCGGGCACGCCTTCCCCGACGCCGACCCCGAGGGCGCCCTGGCCACGGTCCGGTTCAACCGCTCCCGCGGGGTGACCTCGATGGTGGGCGGCCTGGTGGCGGCGACCCCCGAGGACACGGTCCGCCAGGTGGCGGCGCTGGCCGAGCTGTGCGACGCGGGCGAACTGGCGGGCATCTACCTGGAGGGCCCGTTCATCGCCAGGTCCAGGTGCGGCGCGCACGACCCGGACCTGCTGCGCGATCCCGACACCGCGGAGTTCGACGCCTGGCTCAAGGCGGGCCGCGGGCACGTACGCATGATCACCGTGGCACCGGAGCTGCCCGGCGCCCTGGACCTGATCCGCGCGGCCGCCTCCTCCGGTGTGGTGGCCGCGGTGGGGCACACCGAGGCGTCCTACGAGACGGCGCTGGAGGCCGTGGACGCGGGCGCGACGGTGGCCACCCACATCTACAACGCGATGCGCCCGCTGGGCCACCGCGACCCGGGCCCGATCGCGGCGCTGCTGGGCGACGAGCGGGTGACCGTGGAACTGATCCTGGACAACGTGCACGTCCACCCGGGGGCGGCCGGCCTGGTCTTCGCGGCGGCGGGCGCGGAGCGGGTGGCGCTGGTGACCGACGCGATGTCGGCGACCGGGCTGGGCGACGGCGAGTACACGCTGGGCGACCTGCGGGTGCGCGTGAGCGGCGGCGAGGCGCGCCTGGTGGAGACCGGGGCGATCGCCTCCAGCACGATCGTGCTCCCCCGGGCCGTGCGCAACGCCGTGGAGGGCCTGGGCGTGGGCGTCCCGGAGGCGGTGCGCTCGGCCTCGTCGGTCCCGGCCGCGGCGCTGGGGCTGGCCGGTGTCGGCCGGGTCGAGGTCGGCGCGCCGGCCGACCTGCTGGTGCTGGCGGACGACCTTTCGGTCGCCGAGGTGCTGTATCGGGGCGAGAGGGTCGAGTGA